The following coding sequences are from one uncultured Devosia sp. window:
- a CDS encoding D-ribose ABC transporter substrate-binding protein: MKLLKTLAALAMGAMAGVALAMPAQAEGLVVIITPSHDNPFFKAEADGAKAKAEELGYTTQVYSHDDDANKQNELFDTAIASGAVAIILDNAGADASVAAVQKAKDAGIPSFLIDREINATGVAVAQIVSNNYQGATLGAEKFVEAMGEAGNYVELTGKESDTNAGIRSSGYHDVIDQYPDLVMVAQQSANWSQTEAFTKMESILQANPDIKGVIAGNDTMAMGALAALEAAGRDDVIVVGFDGSNDVRDAITSGKITATVLQPAYRQAQWAVELADKYLKDGSTGEDEKISMDCVLIDESNAGQLETFALAD, from the coding sequence ATGAAGCTGCTGAAGACTCTCGCCGCCCTTGCCATGGGCGCGATGGCTGGTGTTGCGCTGGCCATGCCGGCCCAGGCCGAAGGCCTCGTGGTGATCATCACCCCGAGCCATGACAATCCCTTCTTCAAGGCCGAGGCGGATGGCGCCAAGGCCAAAGCGGAAGAGCTGGGCTACACGACCCAGGTCTATTCGCATGACGACGACGCCAACAAGCAGAACGAGCTGTTCGACACGGCCATCGCTTCGGGCGCCGTGGCGATCATCCTCGACAATGCCGGCGCGGACGCTTCAGTCGCTGCCGTGCAGAAGGCCAAGGATGCCGGCATTCCCAGCTTCCTGATCGACCGCGAGATCAACGCCACCGGCGTTGCCGTGGCGCAGATCGTCTCGAACAACTACCAGGGCGCGACCCTGGGTGCCGAAAAGTTCGTCGAAGCCATGGGCGAAGCTGGCAATTATGTCGAGCTGACCGGCAAGGAATCCGACACCAATGCGGGTATCCGCTCGTCGGGCTATCACGACGTGATCGACCAGTATCCAGACCTCGTCATGGTCGCGCAGCAGTCGGCCAACTGGAGCCAGACCGAAGCCTTCACCAAGATGGAATCGATCCTTCAGGCCAATCCCGACATCAAGGGCGTGATTGCCGGCAATGATACCATGGCCATGGGCGCGCTTGCGGCGCTGGAAGCGGCTGGCCGCGATGACGTCATCGTCGTCGGCTTCGACGGTTCCAACGACGTGCGCGATGCCATCACCTCGGGCAAGATCACCGCGACCGTGCTGCAGCCGGCCTATCGCCAGGCTCAGTGGGCGGTCGAATTGGCCGACAAGTATCTCAAGGACGGCTCGACCGGCGAAGACGAGAAGATCTCGATGGACTGCGTGCTGATCGACGAAAGCAATGCCGGCCAGCTCGAGACTTTCGCCCTGGCAGACTGA